One Nostoc punctiforme PCC 73102 DNA window includes the following coding sequences:
- a CDS encoding ABC transporter ATP-binding protein — protein sequence MKTRSNYWQLLPYIRLQWKTITKGLIGILGYVLATLVLINLAGKLAIPFAQGNVVAIAQITGSCALVFLVRGLFQSIQDMYMAKASLRVAFYLRQQVYAHLQKLNLSYFETAKAGDLSYRLTEDVDRVGEVVNKGFHDFIPCILQLLAIPIYMIYLNWQLTLATVIVAPLMGILVGWFGERLRKYSLKSQNRVSGLSAILAEVFNGIRLVQAFAAENYEIARFGHEAERSLKAKYSAERLKAIQIPIVGFLEALSALSLLIVGAWQISQNNLTVANFFSYLAAAALLIDPIGHTTNNYNEFKQGEASVDRVFELMAIQPTVIEKINAIALAPVKGKIEYRHISFAYKPGEPVLKNISLLVSPGEAIALVGASGAGKTTFVNLLPRFYDPEVGQIFIDDVDIRDVKLHSLRRQIGIVPQETIMFSGTIAQNIAFGQDVFDMEAVKEAAKIANAHQFISQLPEGYQTWVGERGVNLSGGQRQRIAIARAVLLNPQILILDEATSALDSESEALVQEALERLMQKRTVFIIAHRLSTVRRCDRILVLEQGQIVESGTHEELLALEHRYARFYAQQFS from the coding sequence TTGAAAACGCGTTCTAATTACTGGCAACTACTGCCTTATATCCGACTCCAGTGGAAAACCATCACCAAGGGACTTATTGGTATCTTGGGATACGTTCTGGCGACATTAGTGTTGATAAATCTTGCCGGTAAATTGGCAATTCCCTTTGCACAGGGTAATGTAGTAGCGATCGCTCAAATAACTGGCAGCTGTGCCTTAGTCTTTCTTGTCAGAGGCTTGTTTCAGTCTATACAAGATATGTACATGGCCAAGGCTTCTTTGAGAGTTGCTTTTTATCTCCGTCAGCAAGTCTACGCCCATCTGCAAAAGCTAAATCTCAGCTATTTTGAAACCGCAAAAGCAGGTGATTTATCTTACCGCCTCACCGAAGATGTTGACCGGGTTGGCGAAGTTGTAAATAAAGGATTTCACGACTTTATCCCCTGCATTTTGCAGTTGTTGGCAATTCCGATTTACATGATTTATCTGAATTGGCAACTGACATTAGCAACGGTGATTGTTGCGCCACTGATGGGTATTTTAGTTGGCTGGTTTGGTGAACGTTTACGCAAATATTCCTTAAAAAGTCAAAATCGCGTGTCGGGTTTATCAGCCATCCTTGCGGAAGTTTTCAATGGTATTCGTTTAGTACAGGCTTTTGCTGCTGAAAATTATGAAATCGCCCGCTTTGGCCATGAAGCAGAACGCAGTCTGAAAGCAAAATACTCAGCCGAACGCCTGAAAGCGATTCAGATTCCCATTGTGGGATTTCTAGAAGCTTTAAGTGCGTTATCGTTACTGATTGTGGGAGCGTGGCAAATTTCCCAGAATAACTTGACAGTGGCGAATTTTTTCAGCTATCTGGCGGCGGCGGCACTGTTAATTGATCCCATTGGTCATACTACTAACAACTACAACGAATTTAAGCAGGGTGAAGCATCTGTTGACCGCGTTTTTGAATTGATGGCAATTCAGCCGACGGTAATCGAAAAGATCAATGCGATCGCTCTGGCTCCAGTCAAAGGCAAAATAGAATATCGTCATATTTCCTTTGCCTATAAGCCTGGTGAACCCGTATTGAAAAATATCAGTTTATTGGTATCACCAGGTGAAGCGATCGCTCTTGTGGGTGCTTCTGGTGCTGGTAAAACCACATTTGTCAATCTCCTCCCCCGTTTTTACGACCCCGAAGTTGGTCAAATTTTCATTGACGATGTTGATATTCGGGATGTGAAACTGCATAGTCTGCGGCGGCAAATTGGGATCGTTCCTCAAGAAACCATCATGTTTTCGGGGACAATTGCCCAAAATATCGCCTTTGGACAAGATGTTTTTGACATGGAAGCAGTTAAAGAGGCGGCGAAGATTGCTAATGCTCATCAGTTCATTAGCCAACTGCCAGAGGGTTATCAGACCTGGGTGGGCGAACGTGGGGTAAACTTATCAGGAGGACAAAGACAAAGAATTGCGATCGCTCGTGCGGTTCTCCTCAATCCCCAAATATTGATTCTTGATGAGGCGACATCAGCATTAGACTCGGAATCAGAAGCACTGGTACAGGAAGCGCTAGAAAGACTGATGCAAAAACGCACAGTATTTATTATTGCTCACCGTTTATCAACCGTGAGACGGTGCGATCGCATTTTAGTTCTCGAACAGGGACAAATTGTTGAATCAGGAACCCATGAAGAATTATTAGCCCTAGAGCATCGCTACGCGCGGTTTTATGCCCAGCAATTTAGTTAG
- a CDS encoding DUF433 domain-containing protein — MKLEEYFNALAPDDIRLKGTRIGIESILYEYIYRSKTPEEIAEQFHTVTLEQVYATILYYLHNRSEVDAYLVNWLKFSRTIREEQQRNPSPARMRFRQMQEENAGKQLQES, encoded by the coding sequence ATGAAATTGGAAGAGTATTTCAACGCCCTTGCACCAGATGATATCCGGCTCAAAGGAACCCGGATTGGGATTGAGAGCATTCTTTACGAGTATATCTATCGCTCTAAAACACCAGAAGAAATTGCCGAACAATTTCATACAGTGACGTTAGAACAGGTTTACGCCACGATTTTGTATTACTTGCATAATCGTTCAGAGGTTGATGCCTATCTGGTAAATTGGTTGAAATTTTCCCGAACCATACGCGAAGAACAACAGCGAAATCCGTCTCCTGCTAGGATGAGGTTTCGGCAGATGCAGGAAGAAAACGCTGGAAAACAGTTACAGGAAAGCTAA